CTCCTGCTAATTTTAATCTCGGGGTTTCCGGCAATATAGCCTACAAGCTCAGCGTACGCTTTCTTCCATTTCCCTGTCATTCTCTCTCCTAGCTTATGAATCATTTATTTAATCACCCTGCCTAAAGCTTCAGCTATAGCCGGAATAAGCTGGGCAATCTTGGTTGCCGGGGTAGGCCGCATAATCTCACCCATGTAGCGGTTGACCTGGGCTGCTTTCAAGCAGGCTTCAACCGGGTCCATACCGCTTGAGATAAGCCCGGAAACGATACCGGTAATGGTATCCCCGGTGCCGCCGATGGGCTCAAGAGCGGGAATCAGCGGTTGCTTTACCACCCCGGCTAACTCGCCCTCGAACACGATGTGGTCTGTAGCGGCTTTTACCAGCAGATAGCGAGGCGCATTACCTTCGTCATAAGCCTGTTTGCTCAGTCTGGCAATTTCGACATCATCCACTTTAAAGATAAAGTGCTGCACATAAGCCGGATGGGCGGCATCGGTATCGGCTAAAAAACTGAGTTCACCGGGGTCCGGGGTGAATAAGTCAAACTTTCTGGCCAGGCCTATGGCTTTAGCGTTAAGGAGCGCTCCGGCATCGGCTATTAAAAATGGCCTGGGGCTTGCAGCTTCCACTGCCTCAACCAGCTTGATAAAGGGCTCCTTGGTGGGTAAAAGGTAGTGCAGGGTAAGGACGCTGGCCTTTAAGGCGTTAATCTCACGCGTAAGGTACTCAAGTATCTTCAATGTGCCGTCCCCCAAACCAGTATCGCCATGGGTGACAAGGTAGGGTGGTTTAATGCCTAAGGTCTGACAGGTGATGGTGGTGGCAGATGTCATGGCGGCTGTACCCAGGGATACATACCTGCCATCGAGGACATAATTGCCGACTGTAAGTTTCCCCTTTTCATATCGGCATTCCCCCTTTACCAAAGGCATACCTTCAATGGGTATCGTTCCGGCTAACACAAGCATTATTTTATTTCCCTTTCCTGTCTAAACAGTTCAAGCGCCTTCTGGTAGGCGTGCTCCAGGGTATAGGCGCATATGGTCTTGCCCAATTCCTTGGGGGATGGGCCTTCACCGATTACGGTATCCGTTAAGCTCAGACCGAGCAGTGGGATATCCGGTCAGCCACCGCCGGAAATATTGACTATGGTACCCGTCCCTTTCCTGTAGGTGATCTTCATATTACCGCAGCGCACCATAGTGTAGCCGGCAAAATCGGTCACCTTGATAAGATTGGCAAGATACACCGGCACGAGTTGGGTGCCCTTGGGCAGAAACAGGATATCCATAAACAGGATGTCATTTTTCTCAAGGATTCGCTCCACAAGGTCGACATCCTCAGCATTGATTTCAAGGGCGAGGTCACATCCCGTCCTGTACTCAGGCGGTGGCGCCACTTCCTTGGGGCTATACTCCGCCTGCTCGAGGAAGTGCTTGGCTCTCATGGCGTAATAGATGTAATCAAAGACAATTAAAGCCTTCTCCTTCCCTGTCTCTTTCGCCAATTTGCCTACCTCCTTAAGTATTTCAGATCTACCACGGCCAGTTAAAAGAACCAGGCCTTGACGCCATAGATGCCAGTAACACTACATACCAGGTGTAAAGCACGAGCGTGGTAGAAATAATAGTTGCCAAAAACGGCGCCCTCACCTTTCTTTTACCTTCCATCCAGCAGATATCGACTGCCTTTTCACTGCAAGCTTCGATGCACCGCCCGCATTTAACGCAGTGGCCACCCCGCAACCCACCATTTTCTACATCGCCGGGGCTCAAAGCATACATCCGGCAGGCTTCCACGCAATCAAGGCACTTCACGCACTTCTCGGGGTTAATCTTGATCTTAAAGGGGCTGATTCTGTCGATACGCGCAAGTACGGCCGCTACCGGGCAGATGAAGCACCACCACCTTCTGCCGGTTACCAGCGGAAGGGCTACGGCAAATACCGCAAGGATACCCATTACGATCCAGAACCCGGTGACTGATTTAAGCCAGAGCACCGGGAAAAAGATGTTAATCAGGGCAAATCCGAGCATAAAGGACATAAGCACTATTGCCAGGGCAAAAACATACTTGATAGCCTGAACCCATGGTTTTAGGCCTGCATAATAAAAGCCGTCCGGAGACTCCACCCTAATCCTCAGGAAGTTAAGGCGCATCCACTGCCTGCCGGCAGCAGCGCCAAACTCAGATAGCCCACCTAAAGGGCAAATCCATCCGCAGAAGGCCCGACCGAACACGAGGAAGATAATGGCGTATGGTATCATGAAGAGGAAGAAGGCCAGTAGTGTTCTGGGGACTGAAGTCTGCCAGGTATCAAATTGCGTTAAAAACTCGGCCCCTCTCCAGAATATAGCCGGCAGCACTACCGGTCCCGGGTATACTATGGTGCCAGTGCCACCGCCTGAAGGAAAATAGTACCCTGGGTCCCACCGGGCTACCCACTGCATGAATTGGACATTACCCAATAGCAGGTAGGTGCCGGCCAGGGTGAGTATTATAATAACAGGTATGGCGATAAATAGCAGCTGTCTGAAGCGCTCAATCCGGCCGCTACTCAGCATGCCAAAGGTTAGCAGGCCTGTTACCAGCCCCACAGCCAATCCCAGCCACGGGTAGGGGCTAAGATACCACCAGGCGCTGAAAAGGGCTACAGTTACAGACCAGGCTGCCGCTTTTCTC
This portion of the Dehalococcoidia bacterium genome encodes:
- a CDS encoding sugar kinase → MLVLAGTIPIEGMPLVKGECRYEKGKLTVGNYVLDGRYVSLGTAAMTSATTITCQTLGIKPPYLVTHGDTGLGDGTLKILEYLTREINALKASVLTLHYLLPTKEPFIKLVEAVEAASPRPFLIADAGALLNAKAIGLARKFDLFTPDPGELSFLADTDAAHPAYVQHFIFKVDDVEIARLSKQAYDEGNAPRYLLVKAATDHIVFEGELAGVVKQPLIPALEPIGGTGDTITGIVSGLISSGMDPVEACLKAAQVNRYMGEIMRPTPATKIAQLIPAIAEALGRVIK
- a CDS encoding 4Fe-4S binding protein, with the translated sequence MLKLELTPGRKAAAWSVTVALFSAWWYLSPYPWLGLAVGLVTGLLTFGMLSSGRIERFRQLLFIAIPVIIILTLAGTYLLLGNVQFMQWVARWDPGYYFPSGGGTGTIVYPGPVVLPAIFWRGAEFLTQFDTWQTSVPRTLLAFFLFMIPYAIIFLVFGRAFCGWICPLGGLSEFGAAAGRQWMRLNFLRIRVESPDGFYYAGLKPWVQAIKYVFALAIVLMSFMLGFALINIFFPVLWLKSVTGFWIVMGILAVFAVALPLVTGRRWWCFICPVAAVLARIDRISPFKIKINPEKCVKCLDCVEACRMYALSPGDVENGGLRGGHCVKCGRCIEACSEKAVDICWMEGKRKVRAPFLATIISTTLVLYTWYVVLLASMASRPGSFNWPW